In Schistocerca serialis cubense isolate TAMUIC-IGC-003099 chromosome 8, iqSchSeri2.2, whole genome shotgun sequence, one genomic interval encodes:
- the LOC126416855 gene encoding antifreeze protein Maxi-like, with product MRMSMRHARQVAAAAAAAAAMRRSRGFARQVAAAAAAMRRSRGFARQVAAAATAAAAAMRRSRGFARQVAAAAAAAAAAMRRSRGFARQVAAAAMRRSRGFARQVAAAAMRRSRGFARQVAAAAMRRSRGFARQVAAAAMRRSRGFARQVAAAAMRRSRGFARQVAAAAAAAAMRRSRGFARQVAAAAMRRSRGFARQVAAAAMRRSRGFARQVAAAAAAAAAMRRSRGFARQVAAAAAAAMRRSRGFARQVAAAAAAMRRSRGFARQVAAAAAAMRRSRGFARQVATAAAAMRRSRGFARQVAAAAAAMRRSRGFARQVATAAAAMRRSRGFARQVATATAAAAAAAGAAMRSSRGFAR from the coding sequence ATGCGAATGTCCATGAGGCATGCCCGGCaggtagccgccgccgccgccgccgccgccgccatgcgAAGGTCCAGGGGGTTTGCCCGGCaggtagccgccgccgccgccgccatgcgAAGGTCCAGGGGGTTTGCCCGGCAGgtagccgccgccgccaccgccgccgccgccgccatgcgAAGGTCCAGGGGGTTTGCCCGGCaggtagccgccgccgccgccgccgccgccgccgccatgcgAAGGTCCAGGGGGTTTGCCCGACAGGTAGCCGCCGCCGCCATGCGAAGGTCCAGGGGGTTTGCCCGACAGGTAGCCGCCGCCGCCATGCGAAGGTCCAGGGGGTTTGCCCGACAGGTAGCCGCCGCCGCCATGCGAAGGTCCAGGGGGTTTGCCCGACAGGTAGCCGCCGCCGCCATGCGAAGGTCCAGGGGGTTTGCCCGACAGGTAGCCGCCGCCGCCATGCGAAGGTCCAGGGGGTTTGCCCGACaggtagccgccgccgccgccgccgccgccatgcgAAGGTCCAGGGGGTTTGCCCGACAGGTAGCCGCCGCCGCCATGCGAAGGTCCAGGGGGTTTGCCCGACAGGTAGCCGCCGCCGCCATGCGAAGGTCCAGGGGGTTTGCCCGACaggtagccgccgccgccgccgccgccgccgccatgcgAAGGTCCAGGGGGTTTGCCCGACaggtagccgccgccgccgccgccgccatgcgAAGGTCCAGGGGGTTTGCCCGACaggtagccgccgccgccgccgccatgcgAAGGTCCAGGGGGTTTGCCCGACaggtagccgccgccgccgccgccatgcgAAGGTCCAGGGGGTTTGCCCGACAGgtagccaccgccgccgccgccatgcgAAGGTCCAGGGGGTTTGCCCGACaggtagccgccgccgccgccgccatgcgAAGGTCCAGGGGGTTTGCCCGACAGgtagccaccgccgccgccgccatgcgAAGGTCCAGGGGGTTTGCCCGACAGgtagccaccgccaccgccgccgccgccgccgccgccggcgccgccatgCGAAGTTCCAGGGGGTTTGCCCGATaa
- the LOC126416856 gene encoding uncharacterized protein LOC126416856, with amino-acid sequence MRRSRGFARQVAAAAAAMRRSRGFAQQVASAVRMSRRFAREVAAAAAVRRSRWFAPEVAAAAAAAAAAAAAAAAVRRSRWFAPEVAAAAAAMRRSRWFAPEVAAAAAAMRMSRLARQVATAAAMRWSRFDRQVAATMRRSRFARLVAATMRRSRFARQVVATMRRSRFARQVVATMRRSRFARQVVATMRRSRFARQVVATMRRSRFARQVVATMRRSRFARQVVATMRRSRFARQVVATMRRSRFARQIVATIRRSRFARQVVATI; translated from the coding sequence atgcgAAGGTCCAGGGGGTTTGCCCGACAGgtagccgccgctgccgccgccatgCGAAGGTCCAGGGGGTTTGCCCAGCAGGTAGCCTCCGCCGTGCGAATGTCCAGGAGGTTTGCCCGGGaggtagccgccgccgccgccgtgcgAAGGTCCAGGTGGTTTGCCCCGGaggtagccgccgccgccgccgccgccgccgccgccgccgccgccgccgccgccgtgcgAAGGTCCAGATGGTTTGCCCCGGaggtagccgccgccgccgccgccatgcgAAGGTCCAGGTGGTTTGCCCCGGaggtagccgccgccgccgccgccatgcgAATGTCCAGGCTTGCCCGGCAGGTAGCCACCGCCGCCGCCATGCGATGGTCCAGGTTTGACCGGCAGGTAGCCGCCACCATGCGAAGGTCCAGGTTTGCCCGGCTGGTAGCTGCCACCATGCGAAGGTCCAGGTTTGCCAGGCAGGTAGTCGCCACCATGCGGAGGTCCAGGTTTGCCCGGCAGGTAGTCGCCACCATGCGGAGGTCCAGGTTTGCCCGGCAGGTAGTCGCCACCATGCGGAGGTCCAGGTTTGCCCGGCAGGTAGTCGCCACCATGCGGAGGTCCAGGTTTGCCCGGCAGGTAGTCGCTACCATGCGGAGGTCCAGGTTTGCCCGGCAGGTAGTCGCCACCATGCGGAGGTCCAGGTTTGCCCGGCAGGTAGTCGCCACCATGCGGAGGTCCAGGTTTGCCCGGCAGATAGTCGCCACCATACGAAGGTCCAGGTTTGCCCGGCAGGTAGTCGCCACCATATGA